From the Candidatus Delongbacteria bacterium genome, the window GGTGGTGCTTTAACTGCTGTTTATCCTGATAAATATATTTATGATATGGTTGGATTTCCAAAGATTCAAGCGAAAGAACTAATCAAAAATCTTGATGCCCAAAGCTCACATTTTGATGAAAATGAGATGAGACTGAGTACTAAAGTTGATGATATTATCAAAAATTCAGATGGAACTTTTTTGCTCTCTCTGAATGGGGGAGAGGAGATAGTTTCAAGAACTGTACTTATTACTACAGGAATGGGTGCATTTACTCCGAGAAAATTACCTGTAAAAGGTATTGAGAAGTATGAAGCTCAAGAAAATTCTGGTATCAGATATATTATAAAAGATAAGTATAACTACTATGGACAAAACGTTGTAGTTGTTGGTGGTGGAAATTCAGCTCTGGATTGGGCACATGATTTTGATGGAAATTCAAAATCTGTTTCACTTGTACATATGTTAAATGAGTGGCAAGCGCATGAAGAGAGTATAACTAAACTTCCTCAAACAGGAATAAAAGTTTATCAGCCACATGTTGTGAAAGAGTTAAAAGGTGAAGAAAAACTGGAAGCTGTTGTAATTGAAAATACTGAAACAAAAGAACTAACAGAGATTAAAGCTGAACTTCTTCTAGTTAATATAGGTTTTCTACCTAGTAAAATGAAATTCGATAAGTTAGGTTTAGAGTTTAAAGGTGCAGATATCCTTGTAGATCCTGTCTCAATGGAATCAACAACAGTTCCAGGCGTTTTTGTAGCGGGTGATGCTTGTACATTTGATGGGAAGTTAAAACTAATCTGTGTTGGTTCTGCTGAAGCTGCAATTGCAGTAAATCATGCAGTGAAAAGACTTGACTCTAGTGCTTCACTAAAACCAAAATTTAGTTCATCTTTTTTCACAGAAGATTTCAACGACAAAAAGAAATAATTGACTAAAGATACTATCTTGTAAGGCAGATGTAGTTCTGCCTTTTTTATGTTGGATATTATTTGTTTTTTTTATTTGGAGATTTTATAAAAAAAAAAGCTACCATTAGGTAGCTTTTTTTGAAAAATTCCAGTCTACATCACCATTCCACCATCAACATTCAGGACCTGACCAGTGATGTATGAGGCATCATCAGAAGCCAAAAATTTAACGGCTTTAGCTATATCTGAAGGTTGACCTAGTTGTTTTGAAGGAATTTGTTGTGAAAGCATTTCTCTAGCCTGATCTGTAAGCTTATGAGTCATTTCAGTAACAATAAAACCAGGAGCAACAGCATTTGCAGTAATTCCACGGGTTGCAAGTTCTTTTGCTGTAGTTTTAGTCATACCGATTACACCAGCTTTTGAAGCCGAATAATTCAATTGACCAGCATTGCCAATTTCACCGACAACTGAAGATATATTGATAATTCTTCCATATCTTTGTTTCATCATAGGTCTGGTAACCGCCTTGGTTGTATTAAAAACGCCTTTTAAATTGATATTAATAACAAGATCCCAGTCACTTTCAGACATTCTCATAATTAAATTATCTCTTGTAACACCAGCATTATTAACAAGAATATCTATTCTTCCAAAATGTTCGATAGTTTTATTAACAAGTTCTTCAGCCGAAGTTGGATTTGAAACATCACATTTAATTCCAATAGCATCCATGCCTTTATCGGTGAACTCTTTAACGGTTTCATTCATGACTTCTTCCATAACGTCAGAAATCACAACTTTTGCACCGCTTTCCAAAAGCTCCTGAGCGATTGCTTTACCAATTCCTCTTGCAGAACCTGTAACTATAACAACTTTATCTTTAACCATTATCTCTCCTAGTTGAAATTCTCAAACTCTTCCACAGAACCTACACCACAATTGGTGACAGTTTTATCGATTGATTTAACAAGACCTTGCAATACTTTTCCAGGTCCAACTTCAATAAATCTAGATACACCTTCTCTGATCATCATCTCAACCGATTCACTCCATTTAACTGGAGCTGTAATTTGCTTTACTAAAAGTGTTTTTATGCTCTCAGGATTTGATTCAATATCTGCAGTTACATTTGGAACAAAAGAACAAAAAGGTTTAATGATCTCAACTTCTCTCAGAGCATTTTGTACAGGGTCAACTGCTGACTGCATTAAAGGAGAGTGAAATGCTCCACTTACTACTAGTTCCTTTACAATTTTTGCACCGTTTTCTTTACAAACTTTCATAGCTTCCGAAACACCTGAAACTGAACCAGAAATCACAGTTTGTACAGGAGAATTAAAATTTGCAGCTTGAACAATTCCAGCAGAAGAAGCAAAAGTACAACACTCGATCACCTTGTCTGAAGTAAGTCCAACAATAGCTGCCATTGTTCCAATATTCTCTTCTCCAGCTTTTTGCATTTCAGCACCTCTTAAACCAACAATGCGAAGTCCATCTTCAAAACTAAGAGAACCGCAAGCAACAAGAGCTGCATATTCGCCAAGACTATGTCCTGCTGTAAAATCAGGTTTAAAGCCTTTTTGTTGTAATAATTCGTTAACTATTACAGAGAGAACGAAAATAGCTGGTTGAGTAATTTTTGTTTGTTTAAGATCGTCTGCGGGTCCTTCAAAACTAACATTTTTTAGATCAAATCCTAAAATCTCATTAGCTTTATCATAATATTTTCTGGCAATTTCGTATTTATCGTAAAAATCTTTTCCCATTCCAACAAACTGAGAAGCTTGACCAGGGAAAATAAAAGCTGTCTTAGACATCAAATCTCCTATTAAATCTTAATTACTGCTCCACCCCAGGTAAAACCAGCACCAAAAGCTGCGATAAGAACATTATCACCTTTTTTGATTTCACCTCTTTTGATTGCCTGATCAAGTACGATAGGAATAGATGCGGCTGAAGTATTACCAGTGTAAGGAAGATTTTTTAATACTTTCTCTTCTGGAAGATTTACTCTTTTAGCAATAGCATCAATAATTCTCATATTCGCCTGGTGAGGGATTAAAATATCAATATCTTTTTCAGTTACGCCAGCATTTTTCATTGCTTCTTCAGCTGACTCTATCATTGCTCTAACTGCATATTTATAAACCTTATTACCTTGCATTCTTATGATGGCTCTTTTATCTTCTTCAGTACATTTATCTGAAGTTACATAGGTTCCACCACCAACACTCCAAAGTAATTCAGCTAAACTACCATCACTTTTTATGTAAGATCCAAGAAGACCTCTATGATTATTTTCTTCATTTGATTTCTTTAGAACAACAGCTCCAGCTCCATCACCGAAAAGAACTGCAGTTCCTCTGTCTTCCCAGTTGATTAGTGAAGTAAGATATTCAACACCTATAACAAGGATATTATCGTAGCCGGAAGATGCAATCATACCATTAGCCATTGTTAATCCATAGATGAAACCTGTACATGCAGCACTGATATCGAATGCAGCTGCATTCTTTGCACCAATCTTATTTTGAACAAAAATTGCTGTAGATGGAAACATCATGTCATGAGTAACAGTTCCAACTATTATTAATTGTATATCTTCGGGAGTAAGTCCAGCATCTTCTATAGCTCTTAAACCTGCTTTTGCTGCAAGGTCTGAAGTGACTTCTCCACTTTTACCAACAATATGTCTTTCTTTTATGCCAACCATTTGTGTAATCCACTCATCGGTTGTTTCCATCATTTTTTCTAAATCTGCATTTGTTAACTTGGTTTCAGGAAGATAATGCCCTGTACCAGCAATATAGCAATTTGTCTTTTTTTCCATAACCCACCCGTTTTATTAAATACATGGTTATTTTCAACCACCTATTTTAACACCTAATAGCAAGTTTTACAATTAAAAAAAGTAAATAATTGTAATTTTTTTAGAAAATATTACAGTATAGGTACTGTTTGACTTTAAAGTAGAATTTTTTTCTTTAAAACTCTGCGTGTAAAAGAGAGTCCAGAGTATATAGCTTTTGAACTGGATTTGCCGTGACCAATTATAATGTTTTTATTAATACCGAGGAGATATGCTCCACCAATATTTTCATATTCAAGATTTTTTGGATATAAACTGCTTTTTTTGACAAGTTCAGAAATTTTGAATTGTTCTAATCTCTTCATGATAATGTCGTAAAAAGATTCCATCAGTTTAAGAGTTATATTACCGGTAAAGCCATCCACGACGAGTACATCAGCATCAGAGTCGTAAATTTTATCTCCTTCTATATTACCAATAAAATTCATCTCAC encodes:
- the fabD gene encoding ACP S-malonyltransferase, producing MSKTAFIFPGQASQFVGMGKDFYDKYEIARKYYDKANEILGFDLKNVSFEGPADDLKQTKITQPAIFVLSVIVNELLQQKGFKPDFTAGHSLGEYAALVACGSLSFEDGLRIVGLRGAEMQKAGEENIGTMAAIVGLTSDKVIECCTFASSAGIVQAANFNSPVQTVISGSVSGVSEAMKVCKENGAKIVKELVVSGAFHSPLMQSAVDPVQNALREVEIIKPFCSFVPNVTADIESNPESIKTLLVKQITAPVKWSESVEMMIREGVSRFIEVGPGKVLQGLVKSIDKTVTNCGVGSVEEFENFN
- a CDS encoding NAD(P)/FAD-dependent oxidoreductase, with the protein product MDKVYDIAIIGAGPVGLFGSFYAGMRGLKAIVLESRDEVGGALTAVYPDKYIYDMVGFPKIQAKELIKNLDAQSSHFDENEMRLSTKVDDIIKNSDGTFLLSLNGGEEIVSRTVLITTGMGAFTPRKLPVKGIEKYEAQENSGIRYIIKDKYNYYGQNVVVVGGGNSALDWAHDFDGNSKSVSLVHMLNEWQAHEESITKLPQTGIKVYQPHVVKELKGEEKLEAVVIENTETKELTEIKAELLLVNIGFLPSKMKFDKLGLEFKGADILVDPVSMESTTVPGVFVAGDACTFDGKLKLICVGSAEAAIAVNHAVKRLDSSASLKPKFSSSFFTEDFNDKKK
- a CDS encoding ketoacyl-ACP synthase III, with the translated sequence MEKKTNCYIAGTGHYLPETKLTNADLEKMMETTDEWITQMVGIKERHIVGKSGEVTSDLAAKAGLRAIEDAGLTPEDIQLIIVGTVTHDMMFPSTAIFVQNKIGAKNAAAFDISAACTGFIYGLTMANGMIASSGYDNILVIGVEYLTSLINWEDRGTAVLFGDGAGAVVLKKSNEENNHRGLLGSYIKSDGSLAELLWSVGGGTYVTSDKCTEEDKRAIIRMQGNKVYKYAVRAMIESAEEAMKNAGVTEKDIDILIPHQANMRIIDAIAKRVNLPEEKVLKNLPYTGNTSAASIPIVLDQAIKRGEIKKGDNVLIAAFGAGFTWGGAVIKI
- the fabG gene encoding 3-oxoacyl-[acyl-carrier-protein] reductase, which produces MVKDKVVIVTGSARGIGKAIAQELLESGAKVVISDVMEEVMNETVKEFTDKGMDAIGIKCDVSNPTSAEELVNKTIEHFGRIDILVNNAGVTRDNLIMRMSESDWDLVININLKGVFNTTKAVTRPMMKQRYGRIINISSVVGEIGNAGQLNYSASKAGVIGMTKTTAKELATRGITANAVAPGFIVTEMTHKLTDQAREMLSQQIPSKQLGQPSDIAKAVKFLASDDASYITGQVLNVDGGMVM